The following DNA comes from Methanoculleus sp. SDB.
CCTGGACAAGCATCACGTCGAGCGCCTCCTTCCGGTCCACGATGATCTGGAAATGCCCCGAAAGTTCGGCGATGCCGAGCAGTGCATGCTCCACCTGCGAGGGGAAGACGTTGATGCCGCGGATAATCAGCATATCGTCCACACGGCCCGAGAGCCGTTCGATCCGCGGGTGTGTCCGTCCGCAGGGGCAGGCCCCGGGGATCAGCGACGTGATGTCCCCGGTCCGGTACCGGATGATCGGGAGCGCCTCCTTCTGGAGGATGGTAACCACCATCTCACCCCGTGTTCCCGGCGGGAGCGGTTCGCCCGTGTCCGGGTCAACGATCTCGACGAGTGCAAGGTCGCTCCAGATGTGAATGCCGTTCTGCTCCTCGCATTCGGTGAACATCGGGCCGGAAAGTTCGCTCGTACCGTAGATGTTGTAGGCCCTGATGCCCATCTGCTCCTCTATCCTGATGCGCATCTGTTCGGACCACGGCTCCGCACCGAGGATCGCAGCTCTCAGAATGGTGTCGTCTTTAATCGAGATGCCCATTCTTTCGGCGACCTCACCGATATGGATGAGGTATGACGGAGTGCACGCAATCGCGGTGACGTGGAGATCCTGCATCAGCTCAAGCTGCCTCTCGGTGTTGCCCACCGATGTGGGCACGACCGTCGCCCCGATCCTCTCGGCACCGTAATGAAGGCCCAGGCCCCCCGTGAAGAGGCCGTACCCGTAGGAAACCTGCACGACGTCGCCGCGGCCGATTCCGCATGCGGTCAGCGCCCGGGCAAGCG
Coding sequences within:
- a CDS encoding phenylacetate--CoA ligase, which codes for MMPEEELKNLQFKLLKTLVYRLYSFSNFYRSRMDEHGVHPDDIQTLEDAKKLPFMVKSDLRDNYPDKLFTVSRDELVRYHVSSGTTGKPTVVGYTQKDVDIWTTSLARALTACGIGRGDVVQVSYGYGLFTGGLGLHYGAERIGATVVPTSVGNTERQLELMQDLHVTAIACTPSYLIHIGEVAERMGISIKDDTILRAAILGAEPWSEQMRIRIEEQMGIRAYNIYGTSELSGPMFTECEEQNGIHIWSDLALVEIVDPDTGEPLPPGTRGEMVVTILQKEALPIIRYRTGDITSLIPGACPCGRTHPRIERLSGRVDDMLIIRGINVFPSQVEHALLGIAELSGHFQIIVDRKEALDVMLVQVELRPEAFSDKITDLMAVRQKVAHTLKNALNVGVGVELAEPGSLPRFEGKAKRVVDKRVM